The genomic DNA TTGCTGGGACGGACCGGCTCGTCGGTCCTGTTTATCGCGTCGTCGGCGAGGCCTACGCTGGTCGCAGGTTTTCCGAGGCCCGCACCATGCGCCGTCTGCCCAGTCTGTACATCTCCCACGGTTCGCCGATGACGGCGCTGCAGCCGGGCCAGGTCGGCCTTCGCTTGGCGGAGCTGGCGGCCGACCTGCCACGGCCCCGCGCCATCGTCATCGCCAGTGCGCACTGGTTGAGTGACCTGCCGCGCGTCGGCGCGCATCCGCAACCCCCGACGATCCATGATTTCGGTGGCTTCCCCGAGGCGCTGTACCGGATCCGCTACCCGGCCCCCGGCGACCCCGTGCTGGCTGCGCAGGTCCTGCAGAGGCTGCAGGACGCACACCTGGACGCACAGCTGGACGTGAGTCGCGGGCTGGACCACGGGGCGTGGGTGCCGCTGCGCCTGCTGTTCCCGGACGCGTCGATCCCGGTCGTGCCGATCTCGCTGCAACCGCAGCGCGGTCCGCTGCACCAGCTTGCACTGGGCCGTGCCTTGGCGCCGCTGCGCGACGAAGGGGTGCTGCTCATCGGCTCGGGCAGCATCACCCACAACCTGCACGATTTCGGTACGTATCAGGATGGCAAGGAGGCGCCCTACGTGCGTCCTTTCATCAACTGGGTAGAGCAGCGCCTGGCTGCCAGCGATGTCGATGCCTTGCTCGACTACCGGCGCCAGGCCCCCTACGCGGCGCGCGCACATCCGACGGACGAGCACCTGCAGCCGCTGCATTTCGCCATGGGGGCGGCAGGGACGGGCGGGTTGGGCGCGCAGCGCATCGATGCCGGGATCGACGCGGGCATGCTGGCGATGGACATCTACCGCTTCGACGGCGAGCGCAGCTGACGACCCGCGCACTCCCTCGCGCTCGCTCCGTATCTGCCGACCGCCACACGCTCCGCTTATGGGCGATATCAAATGGGTGTGCTAGTTTTTTCGCGTTAGTGGCGCTTGGCCTGTCGGCCATCCTTCCCCCCGCGCCGTCATCTGGATGATGCATGCATACCATTGAAGTCGTACTGGCGATGCTGGTCGCGGTAGTCGCCAGCGGCTACCTCGTCCGGGTCCTGCCGTTTTCGCTGCCGTTGCCGCTGGTGCAGATCGCGCTGGGCGCGGTGATTGCCGGGGTGTTCAACCGGGGTCATGACCTCGACCCGGACATGTTCTTCCTGCTGTTCCTGCCGCCGTTGCTGTTCCTCGACGGCTGGCGCATTCCCAAGCAGGGCTTGTTCCGCGACAAGGGCGCGATCCTGGAGTTGGCCTTCGGCCTGGTGGTGTTCACCGTGCTCGGGGCCGGCCTGCTGATCCACTGGATGATCCCGGTGATGCCGCTGGCCGTGTGTTTCGCATTGGCGGCGATCATCTCGCCGACCGACCCGGTGGCGGTCGGTGCGATCGCCTCGAAGGCCCCCATTCCCAAGCGTCTGATGCACATCCTGGAGGGCGAATCGCTGCTCAACGATGCCTCGGGCCTGGTCTGCTTCCGCTTTGCCGTGGCCGCGGTGATGACCGGCAGCTTCTCGCTGGCGACCGCGTCGCTGACCTTCCTGTGGGTGGCCGTGGCCGGCCTGGCCGTGGGTGTCGCGGTGACCTTCGGGGTATCCACCTTCCAGCGCTGGTTGTGGCGGCGCTTCGGCGAAGAGCCGGGCGCGGCGATGCTGGTCAACCTGCTGATCCCGTTCGCGGCCTACCTGCTGGCCGAAGAGATCAACGCCTCGGGCATCCTCGCTGCGGTGGCCGCCGGCATCACCATGAGCTACGTAGAGCTGACGGGCCGCGTATCGGGCAGCATGCGGGTGCAGCGCTCGGCGGTGTGGAACATGCTGCAGTTCACCTTCAACGGCATCATGTTCGTACTGCTGGGCGAACAGCTGCCGGGCATCGTGGAGCGCGCCATCGAGACGATGGGCGAGAGCGGCCACCAGAATCCGTGGTGGCTGGCGGTGTATGTGCTGGTGATCAACCTTGCGCTGATCCTGCTGCGTCTGTTGTGGGTATGGCTGTCGCTACGATGGAACCTGTTGCGTGTGCGCCGTCGCGGGCAGAAGCAGGGCGAAGCGCCCGGCTGGCGCATCGTGGTGGCGACCTCGGTGGCCGGCGTGCGCGGCGCGATCACCCTGGCCGGCGTGCTGACCCTGCCCTTGTTCCTGCCCAGCGGTGATCCGTTCCCGGCACGTGACCTGGTGATCTTCCTGGCCGCCGCGGTGATCCTGTTCTCGCTGATCGGAGCCAGCGTGGCGCTGCCGCAGCTGTTGAAAGGGCTGCAGTTGCCGGCTGATTCGGGTGAGCGCAAGGAAGAGGACGTGGCCCGCAAGCTGGCTTCGAAGGCGGCGCTGGCCGGGGTGGAGCGGATGCGGCAGCAGTTGGTGCTGAAGCAGACCACCGAGAACGTGCAGCTGTACAACGATGCGGCGTCGCGGGTGAGCCTGCTGTACCAGCGCAATCTGGAAAAAGAGAACGGCCCCGATGTCGATCCGGAGAAGGTGCGGCGCATGGAGCGCGGCTACCGCCAGCTGCGCAGTGCCGGCTTGGTGGCCGAGCGCGAAGAACTGTTCCGGCTGACCCGGCGCGGGGTGATCTCCGACGAGATCTCACGCAAGCTGATCCGCAACCTGGACCTGCTGGAATCCCGGCAGCGGGAATGATCGGCCCCTGGTAGAGCCGGCTTCAGCCGGCTGCTGTTGCCGATTGCCTGCGGTAGAGCAGCCGACTGAAGTCGGCTCTACCCAGTCGGTTGCCCCCCGTGACCGCGAAAGCTCAGCCCTGCGGCTTCAGGTCCAGGAAGCGCACGTCGACGTTGCCTTTGATCTTCAAGGTCATCGGGTTGCCGCGGCGGTCACGGGCCTTGCCGGCCTGCACGCGGATCCAGCCTTCGCTGACCGAATACTCTTCGACGTCGGTGCGCTCGACATCGTTGAAACGCACGCCGACGCCGCGCTCCAGCGCCTGGGCGTCGTGATGGGGGCTGGCCGGGTTGATGGCCAGGTGGTCGGGAGGCGTATCGCTCATTGCAGGATTCACTGTGGCGGCCAACACGGCCGGCTTCATGCGGTAAAGGATACCCGGCCCGGCGGCGTGGCCCAATCCCGGTGCTTCCGGCTCGAGCCGCCAGGCCTCAGAATGCAGGCCACGCACCACGCATCCCAGGAACACGCCCATGCCCGACAACAGCGATTATTTCGACTTCCAGGAAGAAGAGCACGACTTCGACGAGGCCGACTTCGAGGCACGTGCGTGGAACCTGCTGGTGCTGATCAACCCGGGCGACGAAGAGCTGGCGCTGCAGCAGTTCAACCGCTTCCGCGAGCTGCTGGCCGAGCAGGGCGAGCCGATGGAGGCCGACAGCGACTGGCTGCCGCCGCTGTTCGGGGCGATCGGCTGGCAGAGTGGCTTCGAGGTGGAGCGCGACGATCTGGAATCGCTGATGTCGGCCGTCAACGAGCTGTCTGCACGGTTCAACCTGCAGGTGGAGTGGGGCGGCGACCTGGACGATGAGGATTTCACGGCGGACCTGGACGGCGCGCAGCTGATGTCCACCGCGTTCGATCGGCTACGCGAACGCAACTACACGCTGTGGAGCGTGGATGCCGGCAGCGAAGGCTTCACCGGCTGGATGGCGCTGACCCGCGATGACGACGCGATGCTGGCGCTGTGCTCGCTGATGAACGTGGAAGTGCGGTTGGGCAGCGACCCGTTCTGACGCGGCTCAGTCGGGCTGGTACTGCGCGCGGGCGTTGGCGATCACCGCCTTCATCCGCGCACGATCGGTGTGCCGGGAGATCGGCATCGCCCCGAGGGCGATGGCCTGCACGCGCATCGGCGCGCTGACATCGTAATGCGCGCCACTGGCTTTGTTCTGGAACGCGCGGTGGGGCATGCCGAGCTGCGCCGCCATGGCGTGCAGCTCGGGCAAGGTGTCGGCCATCAGGTGCGCCCAGCGCTGTCCGCGCCAGGCGTGTACTGCGTCGTCGACGTAGACCGTCACCGTGATTCCGCCAGGCCTCAGGCCTTCGGCTTGTCGTCGGCGTCGGCGTCAGCGTCGACAGCGGCGTCAGCCTCGACGTCGACGGCATCGGTCGATGCGTCGGCTGCAGCTGCGTCCGCATCGGTGTCAGCGGTGGCTTCGGTAGCTGCGTCTTCCGCGTCGATGGTATCGAACTCGGCAGCCAGCTCATCCAGGTAAGCGTCAGCGTCCAGGTCCTTCTCGGCCGCCATCACCTTGATCAGCTCGCCCAGGCCATCGGAGTACTGCAGGTCGACCTTGCGGCCTTCCTTGCCCTGCACATTGGCCAGATGCTTGAGCATGGCCAGCATCGGCATCGGGTCGTCCGCGTTGCCCATCGTCTGGCCACCGATCGACAGCAGCCACTGGCGGCCCTGCAGGCCAATCGCGGCCACGACCTGGCCTTCTTCATTGGTCAGCACGGCGTGGTTCTGCACCTGCTGCTGATCGCTCAGGCGGGCGAACGGGCGCTTGGGCTGCTGCTTCTTGCGCTTGTCGCGCTTGGACTTGGACAGCTTGGACATGATGCGGCTACCTGCAAAAAAGGAGGCCCCCATTGTAAGGGCCCAAGGCAGCGAGCGCAGGGACATGCCCTGCGCGCTCAGGGGGCGGCGTCGCCGACCTCGATGGGCGCCTGCGCGGCCTGCACATCGGGGTCTGCCACTGCGGCGGACATCGCAACCGGCGTGCCGGCGCCGGACAGTGCGGCGGCTTCCGCATCCTTGGTCATCACCACGATGCTGATGCGGCGGTTGATCGGATTCTGCGGGTTGGTCTTGTCGAACAACACCGAGGAGGCCAGGCCGACCACGCGGGTGACCTTGCTGTCATCCAGGCCACCGTCCACCAGCGCACGCCGGGCGGCATTCGCGCGGTCCGCGCTGAGTTCCCAGTTGCCATAGCCATGGACGCTGCTGTACGCCGTGGTGTCGGTGTGGCCGGTCAGGCTGATCCGGTTCGGTACGTGGTTCAGGTAGGTCGCCAGCTCATGCAGGATCGTGCGGGTGTACGCCTTCAGGGACGAGCCACCCAGGTCGAACATCGGCCGGTTCTGCTTGTCCACGATCTGCACGCGCAGCCCTTCCGGAGTGAGGTCGAGCAGCAACTGGTCCTTGAAGGGTTCCAGGGCCTGGCTCTTGCTGATCGCTTCCTGCAGTTCCTTCATCAGCGATTCCAGCTGCTGTTTCTCGCGCTCGCGGCGATCGATGGCCTGCGGGATGGCTTCACGCTGGTTCTGGAACGGGTCGCTGCTGTTGCCGCGGCTGACGTCGGCCGCGCCGCCCAGCTTGATCATCGACGTGCTGGCACCGCCGGGCCCGGCCATGCCCGGAGCCGGCGTGGTGCTCTTGCCCGACAACGGACTGGGGTTGCGGAAGTACTCGGAAATGGCGCCGCGCTCGGGCTTGCTGGTGGACGCCACCAGCCACAGCACGAGGAAGAACGCCATCATCGCGGTCACGAAGTCGGCATACGCCACTTTCCACGAGCCGCCATGATGCGCGGCGTGGCCGTGCTTCTTGACCCGGCGAACGATGACGGTGGGCTTGGTGTCCGACATGGCTTATTTGACCGTCTTCAGGTGCTGCTCGAACTCCGAGAAGGCCGGGCGCACATCGGAGGGCAGGGTCTTGCGGGCGAACTCCAGGGCGATCTTCGGGTTGTAGCCGCGCAGGCAGGCCAGCAGGGCGGTCTTCACTGACTCATAGATGCGGCTGTCCTGCTCGGCGCGCGCTTCCATGGCCGCTGCCATCGGGCCGACGAATCCATAGCCCAGCAGGATGCCGAGGAAGGTGCCGACCAGCGCGCCGGCCACGTGTGCGCCGACTTCTTCGATCGGGCCACCAATGGAGCCCATGGTGATGACGATGCCCAGCACGGCGGCCACGATGCCGAAGCCGGGCAGGCCGTCGGCCACCTTGGTCACGACCTGCGAAGGCGCCAAGGCTTCGGCGTGGTGCTTCTCCAGCTCCAGCTCCAGCAGCGGCTCCAGTTCATGAGGTTCGATGTTGCTGCCGATCATCAGGCGCAGGCAGTCGGTGATGAAGTCCACCAGATGGTGGTCGGCCTGCACCTTCGGGTAGTTCGCGAAGATCGGGCTTTCGCCGGGCTTCTCTACGTGGTCTTCCAACGACATGAAGCCTTCGCGACGCGCCTTGTTGAGCAGTTCGTAGACCAGGCTGAGCACATCCAGATAGTCCTGCCGCTTGTAACGCGGCCCCTTGAACACGGCCACGCTGGCCTGCAGGGTCTGCTTGACCGTCTTTGCCGGCGTACCCACCAGGAACGCGCCCACGGCGGCACCGCCGATGATGACCAGCTCATACGGTTGCCACAGGGCACCCAGCCGACCGTGGGCGCCGAGATAGCCGCCAAGCACGCTGGCGATGACAACGAGGAAGCCGATGAGGATGAGCATGGACGCGACGCAGGAAGCAGGGGTATCTCCCTTTACGGCGCGTTCACGGGTTTTCTGAAGAGCGGATGTGTGAAATCCATCCGCTCTGGTGCCGTCAGGTGATCAGGCGGCCGGCTGGGCCTCAGCACCGCCGCGCTTGAGCGGATCGGCGTAGGGCGCGCCATTCTCGGTGAATGAAAGTGAGACGGAGTTCAGGCAGTGCCGCTCGAACGTGGGCGGCGGTCCATCCGGGAACACATGACCCAGGTGGCTGCCGCAGCGGGCACAGGTGATCTCCGTGCGGATCATGCCGTGGCTGATGTCGCGGATTTCATGCACGTGTTCGGCAGCGAAGGGCGCAAAGAAGCTGGGCCAGCCCGTACCGGAGTCGAACTTGGTGTTGGAGCGGAACAGCGGCAGGGCGCACAGGCGGCAGCAGTAGACACCGTCCCGCTTGTTGTCCAGGAACACGCCGCAGAAGGGCGCTTCGGTGCCGTGCTGGAGCAGCACGCGCGCCTCGTCGGGGCTGAGGCTGGCTTCCAGCGCTTGGCGTTGGGCGTCGCTGGGGGGCGTGAGGTCGAAGGCGCTCATGCGGGATCTCCATGGGGGACTGTCTGCAGATGGGGCCGGCGCCGACGGCATGCAAGCGCGGGCTCCCTTCATGGGCAGCACCATTCATGGGCAGCACACAGGGCCGGGTGCAGGCTGGGGTCACACCGTGTGGGAGCCGTGCCATGAACCGATCATTGTTGTTGCTGGGCGTGCTGCTGCTGCCCACCCTGGCCTTGGCGCAGATCGCCTCGCCGTCCAGCCCGACGTCCACCCGCGGGGCGACCACGGTGACGCCGCCTGCAGCGCAGCCTGTGCCTGCCCAGCCGCCGCGACCGGTGCAGCCATCGCCCCCGTCCCCGGTGCAAACGCCGCGCCCCCTGATGAATCCACCGCCGGCGGCCGGACCGATCCGCAGCACGGGACCGGCGCAGATAGCGCCGCCCCCCACCAGCACCGCCCCGGCGAAGGTGTATGACCGCGATGGGCGGATCATTCCAGGCGTGCGGCCGGCCGGCCAGAACCGCGTGTTTGACTCGCGCACTGGTCGATACCACGACAGCGTGCCGCAGGGCGCGGACTCCAAGATCAAGCCGTAACGCACTGCGGCCATCGGTAGCGCCGAGCCGTGCTCGGCGGAATGTTTCCGCCAACGGCCCGCTGCGCTCGCCGACCCTGGGTATGCCAGTCGTCCTGACCGGCACCCTACGGGCCGTCGCAAGCGACGTTGGCCGCGGCTCCTGCCGCTGCCTTCGGCGCTACCGCTTTTTTTTCTTCTTCATTACGCGGCTGGCTGGCGTCCATCGGTAGCGCCGAGCCGTGCTCGGCGGAATGTTCCCGCCAACGGCCCGCTGCGCTCGCCGACCATGGGTCGGCGCTACTGCTTTTCTCTTTTTTCATACGCGGCTGGCGGCCACGGAACCTGTCAGGGGGCCGGGCGGTGGGGCGGGGCGGGGGCGTTGAGCGCCATGGATGGCGCGAAACGAGGCCCGCAGGAGCGGTTTTTGCCGTCCCCCGACCCGCCCCACCGCCCGGACCCAACCCAGCGGCAGCTCCAACACCCAGCCGCGAGGGGGTCTCACCCGCTCGACCCGCCCCGCTGCCCAGTCAGCACAATCAAGACGCCAGCTCACGCGACATTCGCCCGCCAGTAACCCAGGCAGGCAGAAGGTGGGCCTGCGCCGACCAAGGCGCCATCCCTCAAGTGAGCGCCATCATGGGTACGCAGAACAAAGACGATAAGTCGCAGGACAAATCGCAGCAGGGTCGTCAGCCGCAGCAGCAGCAACAGCAGGCGGATGCGCAGAAAACCAAGCAGCCGCAGGACAAGCCGCAGCAGGGATCCAAGCAGCAGCGCTGACGCCCCATCGTGGGAGCGAGGAAAGGGTGCCGGCCAAGGGCCGGCACTGCCGTATCCGGTCAATCAGGAATCGGCAGGCTCCAGGTCTCCTTGACCTCTTCCATCACGATGTAGCTCTTTGATTCGCGCACATGCGGCAGGGTCAGCAAGGTGCTGCCCAGCAGCTTGCGGTACGACGCCATCTCGCTGATCCGTGCCTTCAGCAGATAATCGAAATCCCCCGACACCAGATGGCATTCCAACACGTTGGGCAGCTTCAGCGCCGCGCGGCGGAACTCCTCGAAGATGTCGCCGGACTTGTACGCCAGGCTGATTTCCACGAAGACCAGCAGGCTTGCCTTCACCGCCGCG from Stenotrophomonas sp. 169 includes the following:
- a CDS encoding class III extradiol ring-cleavage dioxygenase; translated protein: MRRLPSLYISHGSPMTALQPGQVGLRLAELAADLPRPRAIVIASAHWLSDLPRVGAHPQPPTIHDFGGFPEALYRIRYPAPGDPVLAAQVLQRLQDAHLDAQLDVSRGLDHGAWVPLRLLFPDASIPVVPISLQPQRGPLHQLALGRALAPLRDEGVLLIGSGSITHNLHDFGTYQDGKEAPYVRPFINWVEQRLAASDVDALLDYRRQAPYAARAHPTDEHLQPLHFAMGAAGTGGLGAQRIDAGIDAGMLAMDIYRFDGERS
- a CDS encoding Na+/H+ antiporter, whose translation is MHTIEVVLAMLVAVVASGYLVRVLPFSLPLPLVQIALGAVIAGVFNRGHDLDPDMFFLLFLPPLLFLDGWRIPKQGLFRDKGAILELAFGLVVFTVLGAGLLIHWMIPVMPLAVCFALAAIISPTDPVAVGAIASKAPIPKRLMHILEGESLLNDASGLVCFRFAVAAVMTGSFSLATASLTFLWVAVAGLAVGVAVTFGVSTFQRWLWRRFGEEPGAAMLVNLLIPFAAYLLAEEINASGILAAVAAGITMSYVELTGRVSGSMRVQRSAVWNMLQFTFNGIMFVLLGEQLPGIVERAIETMGESGHQNPWWLAVYVLVINLALILLRLLWVWLSLRWNLLRVRRRGQKQGEAPGWRIVVATSVAGVRGAITLAGVLTLPLFLPSGDPFPARDLVIFLAAAVILFSLIGASVALPQLLKGLQLPADSGERKEEDVARKLASKAALAGVERMRQQLVLKQTTENVQLYNDAASRVSLLYQRNLEKENGPDVDPEKVRRMERGYRQLRSAGLVAEREELFRLTRRGVISDEISRKLIRNLDLLESRQRE
- a CDS encoding DUF3297 family protein — protein: MSDTPPDHLAINPASPHHDAQALERGVGVRFNDVERTDVEEYSVSEGWIRVQAGKARDRRGNPMTLKIKGNVDVRFLDLKPQG
- a CDS encoding DUF4031 domain-containing protein encodes the protein MTVYVDDAVHAWRGQRWAHLMADTLPELHAMAAQLGMPHRAFQNKASGAHYDVSAPMRVQAIALGAMPISRHTDRARMKAVIANARAQYQPD
- the motB gene encoding flagellar motor protein MotB produces the protein MSDTKPTVIVRRVKKHGHAAHHGGSWKVAYADFVTAMMAFFLVLWLVASTSKPERGAISEYFRNPSPLSGKSTTPAPGMAGPGGASTSMIKLGGAADVSRGNSSDPFQNQREAIPQAIDRREREKQQLESLMKELQEAISKSQALEPFKDQLLLDLTPEGLRVQIVDKQNRPMFDLGGSSLKAYTRTILHELATYLNHVPNRISLTGHTDTTAYSSVHGYGNWELSADRANAARRALVDGGLDDSKVTRVVGLASSVLFDKTNPQNPINRRISIVVMTKDAEAAALSGAGTPVAMSAAVADPDVQAAQAPIEVGDAAP
- the motA gene encoding flagellar motor stator protein MotA, encoding MLILIGFLVVIASVLGGYLGAHGRLGALWQPYELVIIGGAAVGAFLVGTPAKTVKQTLQASVAVFKGPRYKRQDYLDVLSLVYELLNKARREGFMSLEDHVEKPGESPIFANYPKVQADHHLVDFITDCLRLMIGSNIEPHELEPLLELELEKHHAEALAPSQVVTKVADGLPGFGIVAAVLGIVITMGSIGGPIEEVGAHVAGALVGTFLGILLGYGFVGPMAAAMEARAEQDSRIYESVKTALLACLRGYNPKIALEFARKTLPSDVRPAFSEFEQHLKTVK
- the msrB gene encoding peptide-methionine (R)-S-oxide reductase MsrB, giving the protein MSAFDLTPPSDAQRQALEASLSPDEARVLLQHGTEAPFCGVFLDNKRDGVYCCRLCALPLFRSNTKFDSGTGWPSFFAPFAAEHVHEIRDISHGMIRTEITCARCGSHLGHVFPDGPPPTFERHCLNSVSLSFTENGAPYADPLKRGGAEAQPAA
- a CDS encoding classical arabinogalactan protein 4; the protein is MNRSLLLLGVLLLPTLALAQIASPSSPTSTRGATTVTPPAAQPVPAQPPRPVQPSPPSPVQTPRPLMNPPPAAGPIRSTGPAQIAPPPTSTAPAKVYDRDGRIIPGVRPAGQNRVFDSRTGRYHDSVPQGADSKIKP
- a CDS encoding lana protein, with the protein product MGTQNKDDKSQDKSQQGRQPQQQQQQADAQKTKQPQDKPQQGSKQQR
- a CDS encoding Lrp/AsnC ligand binding domain-containing protein, whose protein sequence is MATRIRDLDKIDRKILRILQAEGRISFTELGERVGLSTTPCTDRVRRLEREAVITGYHAHLDPAAVKASLLVFVEISLAYKSGDIFEEFRRAALKLPNVLECHLVSGDFDYLLKARISEMASYRKLLGSTLLTLPHVRESKSYIVMEEVKETWSLPIPD